CCCGAGCACGGGCACCACACGTGCTTCCTGGCGGACGTCAGCGCCGCCGAGGACGCGCGCCGCGCCGCACAAGGGTTCTCGCAGCGCTTGCGAATGCTCTTCGAGCACGTTCCGATGATGGTGGCGTATTTCGGTCCACGCCCCGGCGCGCGATGTCTGTTTGCCAACCAGCAGTTCGCCGAAATGCTCGGTTGGGATGAAAGATCGATCCTTGACAGGTCCGCCAGACGCGTGGTGGGCAGGGCCCTGCTGCGAGAAGTTTTCCAGAATGCCCGCCCGTTGTTCCAACAACGCCTTACCGTGGTTTTCCAGTGCAGCGCCAAGGCGCCAGACGGACACTGCAAGCGACTGGAGGTCACGATGGTTCCCGACATCGGCGCAGGTGGCCACGTCATCGGGACCCATGTCCTGATGACGGATGTCACCGATGCACACCTGGCCGAAGCTGCCTTGCGCGAGTCGCAAGACCGCCTGTCCAAGTTCATGGAAGCGAGCACGGAAGGGGTGCTGTTCCACCGCGATGGCGTGATCACGGACGCCAACCCCGCCGCGTGCAAGCTCTACGGCGCGGACCTGTCCTCTTTGCTGGGCAAGAGCATCTTCGACTTCGTCACACCCGATCACCTGGGCACAGCCCTGCGCACCGTCGCACTGCCCACCGACGCGCGCCTGGAGAGCGAGATCGTCACCGCCCAGGGCGAGCGCATTCCCGTGGAAGTGATCGGGCGCTCCTTGCTGCGCTTTGGCGAGCAACTGAGCATGGTGATCCTGCGCGATATCCGCGACCGCCGCCAGGCCCAGGTGCGCATTCAGGAACTCATCATGGGCTTGCGCACCGAGAAGGACCGCGCCGAGGGGGCCGACCGCGCCAAGTCGGTCTTTCTGGCCGCAGCCAGCCACGATCTGCGCCAGCCCATCCACGCCCTGGGCCTGTTCCTCACCGCGCTGCGCTCCATGGCCCAGGCCCCCAGCGTGCCAGCTGCCGAGCTGGGCCTGATCTGCCGGCGCATGCAGGCTTCGCTCGACGGCCTGGGGCAGTTGCTCAACATGCTGCTGGATGTCTCTCGCCTGGATGCCAACGCGGTAGAGGTCACCCGAGGCCCCTCCAGCCTGGCCCAGCTGTTGGCCGAGCTCGATCAGGAGTTCCAACCGCTGGCGCAGGAGAAGGGCTTGCGCTTGCGCATGGTGGACAGCGCCTTGTGGGTACACACCGATCTCACGGTGCTGCGCCGCATCCTGGCCAATCTGCTGTCCAACGCGGTGCGCTACACCCACCGCGGACGGATCTTGCTGGTCTGCCGCTCGCGCGCCCAGGAGGTGGAGATCCAGGTCTGGGACCAGGGCATCGGCATTGCCGATGAGCAGCGCGAGGCGATTTTCGAGGAGTTCTATCAGATCGGGCCGTCCACGGCGCGCAACCACGAGTCGCACGGCATGGGCCTGGGTTTGTCCATCGTCAAGCGCTCGGCCCAGTTGCTGCAGGCGCCGCTGCAGGTGCGCTCACAGCCAGGGCACGGCTCGATGTTCTCGATCCGCCTGCCTCGCTGCGAGGCGCCTGCCCAGGCGCTGGGCACTGCCTCGGAGCCCGCCTACGCGCGCACGGCCAACAGCCGCGGTGTGCTGGTGATCGATGACGATGCGCAGGTGCTCCATGCCATGCACAGCGTGCTCACGGCCTGGGGCCATCGCGTCTTCTGTGCCCACTCGCCCGATGAGGCCGTCCTCATGGCCGCCCAACACGGAACGCA
The sequence above is a segment of the Hydrogenophaga sp. BPS33 genome. Coding sequences within it:
- a CDS encoding PAS domain-containing hybrid sensor histidine kinase/response regulator, giving the protein MTAATWLQTLAGPSRDALLSALKHPHDFELHLECLGAEDGGSAWLACTAWWSPEHGHHTCFLADVSAAEDARRAAQGFSQRLRMLFEHVPMMVAYFGPRPGARCLFANQQFAEMLGWDERSILDRSARRVVGRALLREVFQNARPLFQQRLTVVFQCSAKAPDGHCKRLEVTMVPDIGAGGHVIGTHVLMTDVTDAHLAEAALRESQDRLSKFMEASTEGVLFHRDGVITDANPAACKLYGADLSSLLGKSIFDFVTPDHLGTALRTVALPTDARLESEIVTAQGERIPVEVIGRSLLRFGEQLSMVILRDIRDRRQAQVRIQELIMGLRTEKDRAEGADRAKSVFLAAASHDLRQPIHALGLFLTALRSMAQAPSVPAAELGLICRRMQASLDGLGQLLNMLLDVSRLDANAVEVTRGPSSLAQLLAELDQEFQPLAQEKGLRLRMVDSALWVHTDLTVLRRILANLLSNAVRYTHRGRILLVCRSRAQEVEIQVWDQGIGIADEQREAIFEEFYQIGPSTARNHESHGMGLGLSIVKRSAQLLQAPLQVRSQPGHGSMFSIRLPRCEAPAQALGTASEPAYARTANSRGVLVIDDDAQVLHAMHSVLTAWGHRVFCAHSPDEAVLMAAQHGTQIDVLISDYRLGGVVTAVETIQAVHTCLQREIPTYILTGDTSPQRIQEASILGFPLVHKPVDAHTLRAVMMDAALS